The uncultured Bacteroides sp. DNA segment AAACAAAAAACGGTTGAATACGGCAAAGTTAATGTCCGTAGCATTCAGAATCAGCTCTATAGAGATCAAAATAGCAAGTGTATTGCGACGGGTAAAGAATCCATAGATTCCTGCAAAGAACATGATAGCCGATACTATCAGGTAATATTCCATGTGTATTGTCATAATCTTATCGTTTACGTGCAATTAATAATCCACCTACGATACATGCCAGTAAGAGAATACTGACTGCTTCAAAGGGTAGTACATATCCGTATTTATCACTACCCAAAAGTGCGTGACCGATGGTCTTTATGTTTGTCTCTATCGGCTCCGGATCTGTGATAGTAGTAAACTTATGGGTAAGCGTAATGAATAGGACTATAGCTGCACCGCCAATCGTTGCACCTAAGCCGGCAATCAACTTACTGCGTTTCAACTTTTCGGCGCGGTCTCCATCTCCACTGGTGAGCAGAATGGAGAATACGTAGAGAACGACAATACCTCCGGCATAAACCATAATTTGCACAGATCCTAAAAAGGTGTATCCAAGCAAAAAATAAATACCTGCGGTTCCAAATAGCACAAAGAGCAAATAGGTCGCCGAACGCACGATGTGACGGGTACATACCGTCATCACCGAGAATACGGAGATAAATATTGCCAGTGCGTAGAATATAATTGTTTCAAAAGTGAGTTCCATATTTTATTTCTTTTCTATTACTTTACTACCTTCGTGGTTCAATCTATGTATTAACTTATCACGATTGAACACGGCGTGCTCAAATGTTTGGTCGAAGGTGATGGCATCGTGTGGACAGGCATTGACACAAAGTTCGCAGAAGATGCAAGAACCTAAGTCGTACTTATAGGTTTTAAGTATCTTCTTCTTTTTCCCCTCCTCAGTTTCAATCGTTTCACTAATGATCTCAATCGTGTCATTGGGGCAAACATTTTGGCAGATTCCACAAGATACGCACCGATGCTCGTTGTTCTCATTGTGCGGCATGATGAGTTCACCACGGAAACGGTCGAACATCTTTAGTTCTGCACGATTTTCTGGATACTGCTCAGTAACCTTTGCACGAAAGAACACTGTAATGGTAGTTTTCATTCCCGTTAATAGGGTACCTATACCGTTTAGAAGACCGCCAAAATAACTATTTTCGTTTTTCATTCTTCTTTTCTCCATTTAAAAGTGCAGCCCGAAGACTACTATTAATACCATGATTACAAGGTTCACCATGCTAATAGGCACTAAGTACTTCCATTCGAGTTTTAGTATCTGGTCGATACGCAAACGAGGGAACGTCCACTTGATCCACATAAGCAAGAACACCACGAAGAATGCTTTTCCAAAGAACCAGATAAAGCCAGGAATATAGTCCATTACGGTATTGAAGCCATCTAATCCTACTACGTGAAAGGGCATCCAACCTCCAAGGAAGATGGTTGCTGCTACAGATGCTACGATGAACATATTCAGGTATTCTGCCAAATAGAAGAAGCCGAAGTGCATACCACTATACTCTGTATGGTATCCGGCTGTTAGTTCACTCTCTGCTTCCGGAAGGTCGAATGGGCCACGGTTTGTTTCCGCATTTCCGGCAATGAGGTAGATAATGAAAGCAATCAGCGCAGGAATGTGACCTTTGAAGATGAACCAGCCATCAGCTTGTCCTTCTACGATCTCAGAGAATTGCATGGTGCCCATTAATACAACCATCGTCAGGATGGATAATCCCACAGACAGTTCATAACTAATGATTTGTGCTCCGCTTCGCATGGCTCCGATAAGGGAAAACTTATTGTTACTTCCCCAACCGGCAAGCAAAATACCTACCACGCCAATGGATGATGCCGCAAGCAGAAAGAACACGCCTACATTAAAATCTAAAACTCCCATTCCTTTATTAATAGGAATGCACGAGAAAGCTAAAACAGAAGCGATGATAACCATGTATGGGGCCAACTCATACAGAAACCTATCAGAATGCTTCAAAGAGATAATTTCTTTGATTAACATTTTGATAACATCGGCAAAAACCTGCATGCTTCCCCATTTTCCTACACGATTGGGGCCAAGGCGACATTGGAAGAATGCACATACCTTGCGCTCCATATAAATAAGTACAATAGCAAGTATGGCATACATGAGAATGATGCATACACCTATTACTACACACTCTATGAATACAGCTAATCCTTCCGGCATAAGGGAAGTAAGCATTTGGTGTATCCAGTTAGTTACTATACTAAAATCGAACATATGATTGATTTATAATTTGCAATTTATCATATAGAATCTTACCTGTCAATATCAGGCACTACATAGTCTAATGTTCCTCCAATAGCTATCAGGTCGGCTATCTTGGTTCCACGGCTGATGGTGTCAACTACAGAAACAAGTGGCAACCCTGTGCTACGGAAGTGAACTCGATATGGATTTTTTTCTCCGTGGCTTTCTATGAACACTCCAAACTCTCCACGACTGCCTTCTACGGCAGCATAGTAGGAACCTTCGGGAACCCTGATGATTGGTTTCATCTTTTCTTGATAGCTTCCTTCAGGAATGTTATCTATGAGTTGCTCAATGATGCACAACGATTCCATGATTTCGTCCATACGTACCATGTAGCGGGCAAAACAATCTCCTTCAGTATAGATTATTTCTTTGAAGTCAACCTTATCATATACTCCGTAAGGGATACGCTTGCGTACATCGCACGCCCAGCCCGAAGCACGACCTGTTCCACCGGTAGCTCCAAATGAAATAGCATCTTCACGGCTTAGCACTCCAACCCCTTTCAAGCGTTGATGAGCAATGATGTTACCGGTAAATACTTCGTGGTATTCATGAATGATTCCTCGCATATAAGGAATAAATTCTTTCACCCTACGTATAAAGTTGGAGTGAAGATCCCACTGTACACCTCCGATTGTATTGTAGTTCATCGTGAGACGTCCGCCGCAAGTTTCTTCAAAGATATCAAGTATCTTTTCTCTGTCGCGGAATCCATAAAAGAAAGCGGTTAATGCTCCAAGGTCCATACAGAGGCAAGAATAGAATAACAGGTGAGAGTCAATACGTTGCAGTTCATCCATGATAGTACGGATGTATTGTACGCGTTCCGATACTTCAACGCCCATTGCCTTTTCGATACACATACACAATGCATGACGATTCTGGTGTGCACCTAAGTAGTCCAAACGATCGGTCAATGCTAACGTTTGAGGGTATGTAAGGCTTTCGCACATCTTTTCTATGCCACGATGTATATATCCGCAGTTGGCGTCTAGCTTCTTAATGGTCTCTCCTTCCAGAGATACGCGAAAGCGAAGAACTCCATGGGTAGCCGGATGCTGAGGACCGATATTGATTACGTACTCTCTATCGTCGAAGATAACGTTCTCTTGATCTTCCAAGGTACCATCTGAGTTGAGCTTTAACTCGGTGGTCGAATCAATCGTTTCTTCATTGTTCATACGTAGCGGATTACGCTCATCCATAGGATCATCATCTTTACGCATTGGATAGCCTACCCAATCGTTACGTAGGTATAGGCGGCGCATGTCAGGATGATTAATGAAGCGTATGCCGTAGAAATCGTATACCTCACGTTCGTTTAATTCAGCGGCTTTCCATATATCGGAAACTGTAGGTAGTTCCGGATTTTCCCTATTGTTAGTAGATGTCTTGATAACCATCTTCTCACCAGTGACGGTTGACTCCAAGTGATAGACAACTCCTAAACTTTCTCCCCAGTCCATGCCGGTGAGACTTTCCAGAAAATCCATTTGTTTTTCGGTGCGTAGTTTCAGTACTTCGTCACGAAACCTCTCTAACGGTATTTCTATGATCTCATTCATCTCTTTTCTCTTTTTTGTTTACGCCCCCAAAGAATTTTTCAATCTTTACTTTGCGCTGTAATTGCATCAATCCGTAGTAGAATGCTTCCGGTCTTGGAGGGCATCCGGGAATAAATACATCGACAGGCATAATTTTATCCACTCCGTTTAATACGTGATATGATTTTTTGAAAGGACCTCCGCTCACGGCACATCCACCTACGGCTACTACGTACTTTGGGTCGGCCATCTGATCGTAGAGACGTTTCAATACCGGGGCCATCTTAGTGGTGATGGTTCCGCAAACCATGATCATATCTGCTTGGCGCGGGCTGGCACGGGCAACTTCAAACCCAAAGCGGGCCATGTCATAGCGAGCAGCTCCCAATGACATGAATTCAATTCCACAACAGCTTGTTGCAAATGTCAGCGGCCACAATGAATTACTGCGTCCCCAGTTGATGAGATCGTCCATTGCTCCCACAAAAACACTAGCTCCACCTTCATTGAGCTCTTTAATAATCTTTTCCAAAGACTCATTGTCGCTGAACTCTTCGTAAGGAATTGATTTTATTTTCGGCTTTTTCATTTCCATTCCAATGCTCCTTTCCTCCAGGCATAGGCTAGACCCAGAACTAAAATAACTAAAAAGAAAAGAATACTAACAAGTCCGGCTACTCCTAAATCCCTGACAATGACTGCCCATGGAAATAGAAAGACTGTCTCTACATCGAACATCAAAAATAAGATGGCAAACAAATAGTAACCTACACGGAACTGCATCCATGATTTACCACGTGTAGGAATTCCACATTCGTATGGCTCTTCTTTTTGAGGATTGTAGGAGCGTGGAGATATAGCTTTTGCTATAATCAACGCTGCGGCAACCAAGGTAACTGCCGTTAATAAAACGACGACTAATAATACAAAATTCATAATCCAATATCATTTAGATTAAATACTATTAATGAACGGATCATCACCTTAATAATTATTTAGATGATAACTCCACGGTAACGACAACGTAAAATAAAAGAAATTTAAGTAATGATTTTTCGCATGCCAAAGACATAATAGCTCACAGGGTCCATGAAACTATGAGATAGTGGATGGAATGTAGCGCTAAAGGATGCCAGATGAATAGCATTATATGTGCGAAAGAATCCTATAAGTCGGTGGTAGCTTTTACTGGTAGGAGTGTAGGAGAAATCTATATGGGCAACCTCACATGCCAATTCGGCATAATAATGGCAAAACTCTTGTATAGATAGGTTAAGCTCTTGCTTTTGGGAAATGAAACATCCGGAATCGTTTCGAGGTGTGGTATATAGTATCTCAGATACTTTCATAGCCCCCATCATAGTGGCATGAAGCATCACGGTAAATGCGATTAAAAAACTGTATTTAAGGAATTTTTTCATATTACCCTCTTGCGGGTGCAAATATAGAACTTAATTTCCTCTCTTTTGCAATCTCTATGTGCCAAAAAGGTTTTTTTAGCACACTTTGTATCTTCCATCAATTTTTCTTCCAAAATCCGGGGGTAAAAATCAATAATATGGTGAATATCTCAAGACGGCCGATTAACATCAAAAAAGACAATAGCCATTTGGCGGCATCCGGTAAATGGTTCCAACTATATGCAGGACCGCATGTACCCAAACCTGGTCCGACTCCACCCATGCTTGATACTACCGTACCAAAAGATTCTATATAGCCTACGCCTAATGCCATCATGATGATCCATCCGATGACCAATACGGCGATGTATAATAAGGTGAAGGCAAGAATGGAGTTTTTAACCGATGGAGATATAACCTGCTTGTTCGCACGAATAGGAAGTACGGCATTGGGGTGAATCAAACGTTTGAATTCATTTTTTATGATTCTTACTAATATTAGGATACGTATGTCTTTTAATCCTCCACTGGTTGAACCGGCACATCCACCAATAATCATTGTTATGGCAAGCATTGCCCACAGGAAAGGTTCCCACGTCATATAATCGGCCGTGACATATCCGGTTGTGGAATGTAGAGAGGCTACTTGGAATAACGCTTTTCTGAATGATTCTTCAATTCCCATGGAGGAAGTACGTGTCAGCGTAAATGCGATGATGGCGGTGAAAATGGCAATAGACCAGATATACCATTTCATCTCCTCGTCGCTGAAGAATTTCTTTATTTTACCTTTCACGAAGAAAAAATACAGCGTAAAGTTCAGTCCTGATAAAATCATAAAGAGCGAAATGACATATTCTATATAAGGAGAATTGTAGTAAGCTATATTTGCTTGCTTGGTGGAATATCCTCCGGTAGCGGTGGTCGTAAATGAATGGCAAACGGCATCGAATAGGCTCATCCCACCAAACATGAGTAATATGGTTTCACTGATAGTTAATACCAGGTAAATGATCCATAGCAATTTAGCTGTGACTCCGATACGGGGGTGTATCTTGTCGTGCGTGGGTCCGGTTGCTTCTGCCGCAAAAAGCTGCATACTTCCTACTCCAAAGATAGGAAGGACAGCGATGGTAAAGAGAACAATCCCCAATCCTCCAATCCATTGCGTCATGCTTCGCCAAAACAACAATCCGTGAGGTAATGCTTCTATATTGTCTAATATAGATGCACCTGTGGTGGTAAAACCTGACATTGTCTCAAAGAAAGCATTGGTAATGTTGGGGATGTATCCACTGAGGTAGAAGGGTAGCATGCCGAAGATACTGAATACGACCCACACAATACTGACGATGATATAGCCGTCTCTACGGCTTAATTGTTTTTCAGCATTCTTGCCTAGTAGCATGAGAAACAATCCGGTAACTGCAGTGATGGCAGCTGTAATAAGAAAACTCTCCAAATCATTTTCTTGATAACATAGAGAAACTCCTATGCAAGAGAGTAGCATCGCTGTTTCAATCAAAATCAAGAATCCCATGATTCTATAAATCATCTTTCTGTTTATCATCTCAGATGTTAATTAAAGAACTTCTCTATTTTCTTTATCATCATATTCAGGCAGAATACCACTACATGATCACCGGCACGTATCAGCGTATCTCCCGTAACAACAACTCCTTCTCCATTTCGGATTAATCCGCCAATGGTGGCTCCCTTGGGCAATCCAAGGTCTTTAACCAGGTGCTTAGCTACTTTAGAATCGGACTTAACGGTAAATTCGGCCACTTCGGCATTGGCAAAGGTTAAACTTTTTACATTCGACACATCGGCGTCGAGCATCATTTGGTAGATGTGGCTGGCAGCAATCATCTTTTTGTTGATGACTGTCCCGATGTCCAAACTTTCGGCCATGCTTATGTAATCTATGTTCTCCACTTCGGCTACCGTTTTGCTTACTCCCATTCGTTTGGCTGCCAAGCAAGCCAGAATGTTCGTCTCCGAGTTTTCTGTTAGTGCAACAAAAGCTTCGGTGTTTTTCATACCTTCTTCTGTTAGCAGATCCATATCGCGCCCATCACCATTAATGATCATGACTTTGTCGTCTAGCAACTCTGTTAGCCGATTACAACGGTTAACATCGTGCTCCACTATTTTTACTTGCATATAGTCGGGCACATATTGCGCAGTACGAACAGCAATGCGGCTACCACCCATAATCATAACTTTACGCACGTCAGCATAATCTTCTTTTCCTGCTATTTTCCGAATGTAGGGAATGTATTTTTTTGTAGTGGTGAAGTATACGATATCGTATAGTTTGATTACATCGTTACCTCGGGGAATGATTGTTTCGTTGCCCCGTTTGATAGCTACAATGTGATAGGGTGTATTCGTATCGCCCAGCTCTTGAAGAGGAATGTTGAGAATCTCCGCACTCTCTCTCATCTTGGTGCCCAATAGGATAAGGGCTCCTCCACAAAACTCCCACCATTGACGAATCCAGCTCATCCTCATGGAAGATACGATTTCTTTAGCAGCCAGCATTTCGGGATAAATCAGCGAGTCCACTCCCAGTTTCTTGAAAAACTCTTTGTTTTTAGGCAATAGATATTCATAATTGTCAATTCGGGCTACCGTCTTTTTTGCTCCCAGATTGCTTGCTATCATGCAAGCTGTCATGTTCCTGCTTTCGTCGGGAGTTACGGCAATGAATAGATCTGCATCTTTCACGCCAACCTCTTTGAGGCCGGAAATGGAGGAAGGAGAAGCACAAACGGTCATCAAATCGAAATTGGAGCTTAGTGTGCTCAATTTCTCTTCACTGTCGTCAATCAAAATAATATCCTGTCTCTCGCGGGATAATAGTTTGGCTAAATGCGTGCCCACAGCTCCGGCACCGGCAATAATTATTTTCATCTTTTATTTATGCATTAATGCAATCTGTAATTGATTGGCTTGTGGCTATTGTTATCATATCGTCTTTTCATTTTGTTTCATGGGCGTTCAGATGCATAATTGCCTGATAAATGCCGGTTGCATCTAGGCCGCAGAGTTGATGCAGTTCGGCAATGCTTCCGTGTTCGATGAATTTATCCGGTAGTCCCATGCGTGTTACTTTCGGATAATAGTTGTTATCGGATAGAAACTCGAGTATGGCACTGCCCATGCCACCTTGGATAACTCCATCTTCAATGGTCAGTATTTTTTTGAACTTGCGTCCTATCTCATGCAGCATGTTCGCATCCAACGGTTTCAAAAAGCGTACGTCATAATGGGCAATAGAGATATTCTCTTTGGCTGCTTTTTCAATAGCTTCTGCAGCAGCTTTGCCTATGGGGCCAATGGTTAGTAGTGCCATTTCCTCTCCATCCTTTATCTTGCGGCCGGTGCCTACTTTTATTTCTTCGAATGGACACTGCCAATCAACCAGCGATCCTCTTCCTTTGGGGTAGCGAATGACAAACGGTCCTTTATCGGGTAGCTGAGCTGTGTACATCATTTTTCTCAGTTCATGTTCATCCATGGGTGATGCAATGGTGAGATGGGGGATTGGTCTTAAATAGGCCAAGTCGAATGCACCGTGATGAGTGGGACCATCTTCTCCTACCAATCCTGCGCGGTCAAGACAAAAGACTACATTCAGGTTTTGGATAGCCACATCGTGGATGATATTGTCGTAGGCTCGTTGCATGAATGAAGAGTAGATGTTGCAAAACGGCATCAATCCTTCTTTAGCCATTCCTCCCGAAAAAGTCACCGCATGTCCTTCGGCAATGCCTACGTCAAAGGCTCTATCGGGCATTTTATCCATCAATATATTCATTGAACAGCCTGTAGGCATGGCAGGAGTAACTCCTATAATCTTTTTATTGTTTTCGGCCAATTCTACCAGAGTATTGCCAAATACATCTTGAAAGAGAGGGGGAAGGTCATCTGTGTTTACGGTAATTCGTATGCCGGTTTCCGGATTGAATTTTCCGGGAGCATGCCATAGTGTGGCTTGTTTCTCAGCGGGTTCAAATCCTTTTCCTTTGATCGTGTGCAGGTGAAGTATCTTAGGTCCCTGCATGTTTTTTATATCTCGCAATATGCGTGAGATGTTTTTTACGTCGTGACCGTCAATTGGACCAAAGTAACGGATGTTCATCCCTTCAAAGATATTTTGTTGTTGGGCTAACATCGACTTCACGCTATTGGCAAAGCGTATGAGACTTTTGCGTCTACTCTCGTTTAAAACTCCCATCTTAAATAGTATCTTGGATGCTTCGAATCGGAGGCGATTATAGCGATTTGAAGTCGTCAAGTTGACTAGATATTGTTTCATCCCTCCCACGCTGCGGTCGATGGACATATCATTGTCGTTGAGAATAATCAACAGATTATTCGGAGTTCCAGACGCATTGTTTAAGCCTTCGAAGGCCAGTCCGCCACTCATGGATCCATCACCTATCACAGCTACCACGTGTCGATTTTTTTCTCCTTTTTTGTTGGCTGCTACTGCCATTCCTAATGCAGCTGAGATAGAATTTGAAGCATGTCCGCAGGTAAAGGTGTCATATTCGCTTTCTTCAGGAGAGGGGAAAGGACGTATGCCATTCATTTTTCTGTTGGTAAAGAAGGATTTACGCCTTCCTGTCAGTATTTTGTGAACATAAGCTTGGTGCCCAACATCCCACACAATGCGGTCGTAGGGTGTATTATAAACATAATGTAATGCTACGGTAAGTTCTACCACACCCAAGTTGGCCGCAAAATGACCGGGGTTGCAGGATAATTCTTCTATGATGTCTTGCCTCAACTCTTTACACACTTCGGGAAGCTGATCAATGCTTAGTTTTCGCAAGTCTTCCGGATATGAAATATTGTTTAGCAGGGTATATATGAATTCGTTTTTCATTGTTCGGACAAATTTATTGCAAAATTAGTATAAATAAGCTGAAGTGTTTGTTTTTCAATCGGAATTTTGTGAAAACTTGAATATCTTAATGAATTTCTTATTGCTTCTTAATCCTATTAATGTTATATTTTATTTAATAAAGAAAGAATTGTTGTCTTTTTCATTTTGTATCTTATTCTTAATTATATAAAGTGGGGATTTACATAAGATAAAAAAAGAGTGCTTCTATCTTTGCTTTGTAGATATTGATGTTTTACATTTGAAAGAGAGTCTATTAATAAATGCTCAAACGATTTATTATAAATCCAAAAACAATTTATAATAAATCACCCCTAAATTTATTAGAAGGCGATGTCTGCTTTTAGTGCTTATATTAAGAAATATATGTACTAAAAAAGGCAATAGCTCTTATTATTAGTTATTGCCTTCTCCTTATTTTTTTATTCTGTTAAACCTTGATTTCTCAGTGTTTTGTTTCTAATTATTCTGATGTATTAAAGTTTTTATCACATGGATGCATGTAATTATATGTTAATATGTAAAATTGTCTCATTCTATATCTTTTTAAAAGCTTTATGGTCGGTACTATACTCACTGTGCAAAGATACAACATTCGGATGCTGTTTGTCAAGTCATTAAGTCTTTTTTTAGATTATCAATTTAGTAATGTCTGCCGTCTCTCTTTCTTTTCGGGATTATTTCTGTATGTTTGTGCTTACTTAAACTGATAAAGCAATGGATTTTAGGACAGTCATAGAGTTTCCGAAACAGAATTTTTATATTGATCATTCTCACAAAGGTTTGCTAATGGGCTCTTGCTTTGCCGAGAACATTGGGACTTTCATGGTACAAAACAAATTTGCTTGTCAGGTCAATCCTTATGGCATACTTTATAATCCCTTGTCTGTTTCCGGAGCTTTGCGCGAGATGATTGCCGGTAAACAATATACTTCCCAAGATTTACTTTTCTATCGTGAATGTTTTCATAGCTATATGCACCACGGCTCGTTTTCTGATTCGACTCAGGATCAGTGCTTAAAGCGGATAAATAATCGTTTGGATGAAGCTCATGAGGCAATTACTCAGTTGGACTACTTGATCATTACTTTCGGCACAGCTTGGGTTTATACGCTAAAGGAAACAGGACAGGTTGTTTCCAATTGCCATAAGCTTCCAGCGAATTATTTTTTGCGTTCCATGCTTACGGTAGCGGATATTGTTGACGATTACACTTCTCTCATTCGCATTCTTCTTCAGCAACAACCTTGTTTAAAAATCATTTTAACCGTTAGCCCCATCCGTCATCTTAAAGATGGGTTACATGCTAATCAGATAAGTAAAGCGACCCTGCTTTTGGCCATTGATCGTTTGCAAGAAGCTTTTCCTGAATCCATTTATTACTTTCCCGCATATGAAATCGTGATGGATGATCTCCGTGATTATCGATTCTATGCAGATGATATGCTTCATCCTTCATCAAAGGCTATTCAATATATTTGGGAGAATTTTGGTACTCTTTATTTTTCAAGAGAAACCAAGCAAATAATGAAGGAATGCGATGATATTCATAAAGCATTGACACATAAACCATTCCGAAAAGAGTCCGAAGAATATAAACGATTTTTAGGACAAATAGTGTTAAAGATAAATCAACTTAAGGAAAAATACCCGTACTTAGATGTACAAAAAGAAATAGAACAATGTCGTATACAATTAAATCAATAGCAAAGCAAATAGGTGCTAAGCGTTTAGGTAATTTAGATACTAAGATTGATTGGTTACTTACTGATAGCCGGTCGTTGTGTTTTCCCGAGGAGACTCTCTTTTTTGCTTTGCCTACGAAAAGAAATGATGGATCGAAGTACATTCCTGATCTGTATGCCCGTGGCGTTCGGAATTTTGTTGTAAGTGCCGAACTTAATGATAATAAGATTTATGATAACTGTAATTTTCTGCTGGTTCCCAATCCGCTTAAAGCATTGCAGAAGTTGGCCGAGCACCATCGGGAACAGTTTCAGATTCCTGTAATTGGTATCACCGGTAGTAATGGCAAAACGATAGTAAAAGAATGGTTGCATCAGTTGCTCAGCCCTGAACGTAACATTGTTCGTTCACCCAGAAGCTATAACTCTCAGATTGGAGTGCCTATATCTGTGTGGCAGATGAATGAAGCCTCCGAACTTGGTATCTTTGAGGCCGGTATTTCTGAGGCAGGAGAGATGCGCTCTTTGCAGAGCATCATTAAGCCTACCATTGGAGTGCTCACTAATATTGGTGGCGCTCATCAAGAGAACTTCTTTTCACTTCAGGAAAAGTGCATGGAGAAACTGCTTCTTTTTAAAGATAGTGAAGTCATTATCTATAATGGTGACAATGAGTTGATCAGTAATTGCGTTGCCAAATCAATGTTTACTGCTCGTGAAATAGCATGGTCGTGCAAAGACATGGAGAGACCTCTATATATTAGTGGTATAAAGAAAGAAAGTG contains these protein-coding regions:
- a CDS encoding GSCFA domain-containing protein, giving the protein MDFRTVIEFPKQNFYIDHSHKGLLMGSCFAENIGTFMVQNKFACQVNPYGILYNPLSVSGALREMIAGKQYTSQDLLFYRECFHSYMHHGSFSDSTQDQCLKRINNRLDEAHEAITQLDYLIITFGTAWVYTLKETGQVVSNCHKLPANYFLRSMLTVADIVDDYTSLIRILLQQQPCLKIILTVSPIRHLKDGLHANQISKATLLLAIDRLQEAFPESIYYFPAYEIVMDDLRDYRFYADDMLHPSSKAIQYIWENFGTLYFSRETKQIMKECDDIHKALTHKPFRKESEEYKRFLGQIVLKINQLKEKYPYLDVQKEIEQCRIQLNQ
- the dxs gene encoding 1-deoxy-D-xylulose-5-phosphate synthase, which translates into the protein MKNEFIYTLLNNISYPEDLRKLSIDQLPEVCKELRQDIIEELSCNPGHFAANLGVVELTVALHYVYNTPYDRIVWDVGHQAYVHKILTGRRKSFFTNRKMNGIRPFPSPEESEYDTFTCGHASNSISAALGMAVAANKKGEKNRHVVAVIGDGSMSGGLAFEGLNNASGTPNNLLIILNDNDMSIDRSVGGMKQYLVNLTTSNRYNRLRFEASKILFKMGVLNESRRKSLIRFANSVKSMLAQQQNIFEGMNIRYFGPIDGHDVKNISRILRDIKNMQGPKILHLHTIKGKGFEPAEKQATLWHAPGKFNPETGIRITVNTDDLPPLFQDVFGNTLVELAENNKKIIGVTPAMPTGCSMNILMDKMPDRAFDVGIAEGHAVTFSGGMAKEGLMPFCNIYSSFMQRAYDNIIHDVAIQNLNVVFCLDRAGLVGEDGPTHHGAFDLAYLRPIPHLTIASPMDEHELRKMMYTAQLPDKGPFVIRYPKGRGSLVDWQCPFEEIKVGTGRKIKDGEEMALLTIGPIGKAAAEAIEKAAKENISIAHYDVRFLKPLDANMLHEIGRKFKKILTIEDGVIQGGMGSAILEFLSDNNYYPKVTRMGLPDKFIEHGSIAELHQLCGLDATGIYQAIMHLNAHETK